One part of the Tunicatimonas pelagia genome encodes these proteins:
- a CDS encoding mandelate racemase/muconate lactonizing enzyme family protein gives MKSINTHRRSFIKTGLAAGASVPFLSVKKTNSPSSTSTDYTELDKALAQPVLRREFFPDPVIIEHCELLHHNGNYMVRVRSADGAEGYCVGHNIRMPHLYPIQLMLVNPYFVGKDARDLDQLIEGVFMYKNNYKYQGYTLWIPVATVEMAILDMLGRIAQKSMGQLIGDIHNAEIAIYRANNNRGKSAEESIESIKELQAETNAKAVKFKIGGRRSNPEMPAGRTERLIPLMREAFGDDMTIYADCNGSYGAPEAIRIGKLLQAHRIDLFEQPVPTDWYEDWKRTADALEIPIASGGGEVSLRNFRWLIGNEAVQMVQQDLFYFGGMIRCMKVARMAATKGYSCVPHISGTGLGYVYMMQFVSALPNAGPYHEFKGLSTDVPFECKTSSLKPEDGILHLPTGIGSGVEIDPAFIAQHKVMKV, from the coding sequence ATGAAATCCATCAATACCCACCGAAGATCCTTTATAAAAACCGGATTAGCCGCAGGTGCTAGTGTACCGTTTCTATCTGTAAAAAAGACGAATTCCCCTTCATCTACCTCGACAGATTATACCGAATTAGATAAGGCATTAGCCCAGCCCGTTTTAAGGCGAGAGTTTTTTCCCGACCCAGTAATAATTGAACATTGTGAATTGCTACACCACAATGGTAACTATATGGTACGGGTACGCTCTGCCGACGGTGCTGAGGGCTACTGCGTGGGTCATAACATCCGGATGCCCCACCTCTACCCTATTCAACTGATGCTGGTCAACCCCTACTTTGTTGGTAAAGATGCCCGTGACCTAGATCAACTGATTGAGGGAGTGTTTATGTACAAAAACAACTATAAGTATCAGGGCTACACGCTCTGGATTCCAGTGGCAACGGTAGAAATGGCTATTCTGGATATGTTAGGACGCATTGCCCAAAAGAGTATGGGACAACTAATTGGCGATATTCATAATGCGGAAATTGCGATTTACCGAGCCAATAATAACCGAGGGAAATCGGCGGAGGAAAGTATTGAAAGCATCAAAGAACTCCAGGCCGAGACTAACGCTAAAGCAGTGAAGTTCAAGATCGGCGGTAGGCGCAGTAACCCCGAAATGCCTGCCGGACGTACCGAACGCCTTATTCCCCTAATGCGCGAAGCTTTTGGCGATGATATGACAATTTATGCCGACTGCAACGGTAGCTATGGTGCTCCCGAAGCCATCCGCATTGGCAAACTATTGCAAGCACACCGTATTGACCTGTTTGAGCAACCGGTACCTACCGACTGGTACGAAGACTGGAAACGTACGGCTGATGCTTTGGAAATACCTATTGCCTCGGGCGGAGGAGAAGTAAGTCTACGAAATTTTCGTTGGCTAATTGGTAACGAAGCCGTGCAGATGGTGCAGCAAGATTTATTCTATTTTGGTGGCATGATTCGTTGTATGAAAGTAGCCCGCATGGCGGCAACTAAAGGATACTCCTGCGTGCCTCATATTTCGGGTACTGGATTGGGCTACGTTTATATGATGCAGTTTGTCTCGGCACTACCCAACGCGGGCCCCTACCACGAATTTAAGGGGCTGAGTACTGATGTGCCCTTTGAGTGTAAAACCTCCTCACTCAAACCCGAAGACGGCATTCTACACCTACCCACCGGTATAGGTAGCGGAGTGGAGATTGACCCCGCTTTTATTGCCCAGCACAAAGTAATGAAAGTCTAA